A genome region from Chryseobacterium sp. G0186 includes the following:
- a CDS encoding sensor histidine kinase has product MFNRVITNQTKTMVLLMLVFTAIILLFSGLVYFSIVNFSHQRFYELLKIRTTTIVQIEKSKDHLDLPENYILNSLNDEELPMEKDYVFAVPTDSNFKKISQEVHIPDYFFKNIIKKGEDNYNDKEFYYIGQSFKYDDKDYIAIASAKNHYVIYYLGFLKRTLLTCIVLSLFFSMIFSFYLSKTLFRPILKITGKVKEISSENLHLRLEPQPDNRELNELVDTFNGMLNRIETSFETQNHLIGNVSHELRTPLTSIMGEADVALSISRTPEEYKETLEIILDEAEKLDKKIKALLMIAQTGFDGKIQKMDKVRIDQLLWDVIETLRRIDSRNNIYLDISMLPDNPKKLKVQGNEQLLHLAVANIISNGCKYSNFQQVKVSLGATDTDVYIIVKDNGIGIPQEEMNKIYDPFFRASNTKNYEGYGIGLPLARNIVRMHHGELIVSSHENQGTTVQMRFPNFYSTQRENA; this is encoded by the coding sequence ATGTTTAATAGAGTGATTACAAATCAGACCAAGACGATGGTGCTTTTAATGTTGGTTTTTACCGCCATTATTCTGTTGTTCAGTGGGTTGGTTTATTTTTCAATCGTTAATTTTTCACATCAGAGGTTTTATGAGTTATTAAAGATTCGTACCACGACCATTGTTCAGATCGAAAAGAGTAAAGACCATCTTGATCTTCCTGAAAATTATATTTTGAATAGCCTGAATGATGAGGAGCTTCCCATGGAAAAAGATTATGTCTTTGCGGTTCCTACAGATTCCAATTTCAAGAAAATATCCCAGGAGGTTCATATCCCGGATTATTTTTTCAAAAACATCATTAAAAAAGGAGAAGATAACTACAACGATAAAGAATTCTATTATATTGGACAGAGTTTTAAGTATGATGATAAAGATTATATTGCCATTGCTTCCGCCAAAAACCATTATGTAATCTATTATCTTGGGTTTTTAAAAAGAACGTTACTTACCTGTATTGTTCTTTCGCTGTTCTTCAGTATGATATTCTCTTTTTATCTATCAAAGACTCTTTTCAGACCTATTTTAAAAATTACCGGAAAGGTAAAGGAAATTAGTTCGGAAAATCTTCACCTCCGATTAGAACCACAACCGGATAACAGAGAACTGAACGAGCTTGTGGATACCTTTAATGGAATGCTTAACCGAATAGAGACCTCTTTTGAAACGCAAAACCATCTGATTGGAAATGTTTCTCATGAGCTGAGAACGCCATTAACTTCCATCATGGGAGAGGCTGATGTTGCTCTTTCAATAAGCAGAACACCTGAAGAGTATAAGGAAACCCTGGAAATCATTCTGGATGAAGCAGAAAAACTTGACAAGAAAATCAAAGCCTTATTAATGATTGCCCAAACCGGGTTTGATGGGAAGATCCAGAAAATGGATAAGGTAAGGATTGATCAGTTACTTTGGGATGTTATTGAAACCCTGAGAAGAATTGATTCCAGAAATAATATTTATCTGGATATCAGCATGCTTCCAGACAATCCTAAAAAACTGAAAGTGCAAGGGAATGAACAGCTTTTACACCTTGCCGTAGCCAATATTATTAGTAATGGCTGTAAATATTCTAATTTCCAGCAGGTAAAAGTTTCCCTGGGTGCAACAGATACTGATGTTTACATTATTGTAAAAGACAACGGAATCGGAATTCCTCAAGAGGAAATGAATAAAATCTATGACCCGTTCTTTAGGGCTTCCAATACAAAAAATTACGAAGGTTATGGAATTGGGCTTCCATTGGCAAGAAATATCGTAAGGATGCACCATGGAGAATTGATCGTAAGTTCACATGAAAATCAGGGAACCACTGTACAGATGCGTTTTCCCAACTTCTATAGTACACAGAGAGAAAACGCTTAA